Proteins from a genomic interval of Macadamia integrifolia cultivar HAES 741 unplaced genomic scaffold, SCU_Mint_v3 scaffold69, whole genome shotgun sequence:
- the LOC122069701 gene encoding WD repeat and HMG-box DNA-binding protein 1 → MKGRLLKLKEAHKNNGVSSFCSILWDLQAQHLVTSSAADSTLSIHDLSHTSKPPKILSHHKDGVTALALSPNSTCLASGSVDHSVKLYKFPGGEFQTNVTRFTLPIRALAFNKSGSLLAAAGDDEGIKLINTIDGSISRVLKGHKGPVTGLSFDPNSEYLASVDSIGTVIYWGLCSGEIIHTLKGVAPDLYSEDSVLNILSWSPDGEILAVPGLKNDVVMYDRDTAQKQFSLRGDHRQSICFLSWSPNGKYIATSGLDRQVLIWDVDRREDIDRQKFDDIICCMAWKPIGNALAVIDVMGRFGVLESTIPLSMKSPTDGASSLRSKNSNGLLLFDEEDQVPDISGTSSDIGEDNFGESEPVSRKRLRKKTEFDDNLDENTNDHGALLPMVEVRKKGSLNHKEMLIDKNDNLGFRTATTSQRLKMQESFQPGSTTVQAGKRHFLCYNMIGCITTIEHDGYSHIEVDFHDSGTGPRVPAMTDYFGFTMASLNENGSVFGNQCKGDKNMSTLMYRPFSSWENNSEWSMRFEAEEVKVVALGTGWVAAVTNLNFLRIFTEGGLQKHVLSINGPVVTAAGFKDELAIVNHASHCLPSNDQMLEFKIFKIYDATQSFCGPLPLTPGSCLTWLGFSEEGQLSSYDSKGVLRVFTNQYGGSWLPIFSSSKEKESEKNYWVVGLNTSKLFCVVCESPDTFPPVTPKPVLTLLNLSIPLASSDLGAGDLENEFMLNNLYLSQILKRIDEMSASGFDTTLLDDEAFNIEAALDKCILRLIAACCNGDKLVRATELVKLLSLDKSVRGAIKLVTALKLPILAERFNGVLEERLLNETRGTVGNQNPTSGTAFAHVAHKALPAADQFPSPLFSKHDKEEVPAKVGGEKKKTDSVVDMGSMKNEAHQVNLHRPSNPFATNQERQERATAGRQKMETDGVVGPGKTKDGENQVMFHRPSNLFAKASSIDEEKAQEKAKVGGQIESNSVDGIGQVQFHRPSNPFAKASTNQEGKQSLLDSIKKMKKVDTLGKR, encoded by the exons ATGAAAGGTCGACTTTTGAAGCTCAAGGAAGCTCACAAGAACAATGGAGTCAGTTCATTCTGTTCCATTCTCTGGGATCTACAAGCTCAACATCTTGTTACTTCGTCCGCTGCGGATTCGACTCTTTCCATTCACGATCTCTCTCATACGTCCAAGCCACCGAAGATACTCAGTCATCACAAAGATGGTGTCACAGCGTTGGCTCTAAGCCCTAATTCGACATGTCTTGCTTCTGGCTCCGTGGATCATTCGGTTAAGCTCTACAAATTTCCAG GTGGAGAGTTTCAGACCAATGTAACCAGATTCACATTGCCAATTCGTGCTCTTGCTTTTAATAAATCAGGCAGTTTGTTAGCTGCAGCTGGTGATGACGAGGgtattaaattaataaataccATTGATGGTTCAATTTCGAGGGTTCTGAAGGGGCACAAGGGACCTGTCACTGGCTTATCCTTTGATCCTAATAGCGAGTACTTAGCTTCAGTTGATTCAATTGGAACAGTTATATATTGGGGTCTCTGTTCTGGGGAAATCATACATACACTCAAGGGCGTGGCTCCTGATTTGTATTCAGAAGATTCTGTGTTAAATATATTGAGCTGGAGCCCTGATGGGGAAATATTGGCTGTTCCAGGCTTGAAGAATGATGTTGTGATGTATGATAGAGATACAGCTCAAAAACAGTTTTCACTCAGAGGTGACCACAGGCAATCTATTTGTTTCTTGTCTTGGTCTCCTAATGGAAAATACATTGCCACTTCTGGTTTGGATAGACAAGTTCTGATCTGGGATGTTGATAGGAGAGAGGATATTGATAGACAGAAGTTCGATGATATAATATGTTGTATGGCTTGGAAGCCGATTGGGAATGCTTTGGCTGTCATTGATGTTATGGGAAGGTTTGGTGTGTTGGAGTCTACCATACCTTTATCAATGAAATCTCCTACAGATGGTGCTTCTAGTTTACGGTCAAAGAATAGTAATGGGCTTCTGTTGTTTGATGAAGAGGATCAAGTGCCTGATATTTCAGGTACTTCGAGTGATATTGGTGAAGATAATTTTGGTGAATCTGAACCAGTTAGCCGGAAACGACTGCGGAAAAAGACTGAGTTTGATGATAATTTGGATGAAAACACAAATGATCATGGAGCGTTACTACCTATGGTTGAAGTGCGTAAAAAAGGTTCTCTTAATCATAAGGAAATGTTAATTGATAAGAATGACAATCTGGGATTTAGGACTGCCACGACTTCTCAGAGGCTAAAAATGCAAGAGTCTTTTCAGCCAGGTTCTACAACTGTACAGGCAGGGAAGCGACACTTCCTGTGCTACAATATGATTGGGTGCATAACAACAATTGAACATGATGGGTACTCCCACATAGAG GTTGATTTTCATGACAGTGGGACAGGCCCTAGGGTTCCTGCAATGACTGATTATTTTGGTTTCACAATGGCTTCATTGAATGAGAATGGAAGTGTCTTTGGAAATCAATGCAAGGGTGATAAGAACATGAGTACTCTCATGTATCGACCATTCAGTAGCTGGGAAAATAACAGCGAG TGGTCAATGCGGTTTGAAGCAGAGGAAGTGAAAGTTGTGGCTCTGGGTACTGGTTGGGTTGCTGCTGTTACTAATCTTAATTTTCTTCGCATCTTCACTGAGGGTGGTCTGCAG AAGCATGTTCTCTCCATCAATGGACCAGTAGTGACTGCAGCAGGCTTTAAAGATGAACTGGCCATTGTTAATCATGCTTCCCACTGTCTTCCTTCAAATGATCAG ATGCTAgagttcaaaattttcaaaatttatgatGCAACTCAGTCCTTCTGTGGTCCGCTACCGTTGACTCCTGGTTCATGTCTAACATGGTTGGGATTCAGTGAAGAAGGCCAACTGAGTAGTTATGATTCTAAG GGTGTTCTAAGAGTGTTTACGAACCAGTATGGTGGCAGTTGGCTTCCAATCTTCAG TTCTAGTAAAGAGAAGGAATCTGAAAAGAACTATTGGGTGGTTGGACTGAACACAAGCAAGTTGTTTTGCGTTGTCTGCGAATCGCCTGATACATTCCCACCG gTGACACCCAAACCTGTTCTTACTTTACTAAACCTTTCAATTCCTCTTGCATCATCTGATCTGGGAGCAGGTGATCTTGAAAATGAGTTTATGTTGAACAACCTATATCTCTCACAG ATACTGAAAAGAATTGATGAAATGTCTGCTTCTGGGTTTGACACTACTTTGCTTGATGATGAGGCTTTCAATATTGAAGCGGCTCTTGACAAATGCATCTTGCGGCTCATTGCAGCTTGCTGCAATG GTGATAAGCTTGTGAGGGCTACTGAACTTGTTAAGCTTTTATCATTGGATAAGTCTGTGAGAGGTGCCATAAAGCTTGTCACTGCCCTGAAGCTTCCAATTTTAGCAGAGCGGTTCAATGGCGTACTGGAG GAAAGGTTGCTGAATGAAACTAGAGGGACTGTAGGAAATCAAAATCCAACCTCTGGAACAGCCTTTGCACATGTAGCACACAAGGCGTTGCCTGCGGCTGACCAATTTCCCTCCCCTCTGTTTTCAAAGCATGATAAAGAGGAAGTGCCAGCCAAAGTgggaggggagaagaagaaaaccgaTAGTGTTGTAGATATGGGGAGCATGAAGAATGAGGCACATCAGGTAAATTTGCATCGACCTTCAAATCCATTTGCAACAAACCAGGAGAGACAAGAGAGAGCTACTGCAGGGAGGCAGAAGATGGAAACAGATGGAGTTGTGGGTCCTGGGAAGACTAAAGATGGGGAGAATCAGGTAATGTTTCATCGACCATCTAATCTATTTGCAAAGGCATCATCAATCGATGAGGAGAAAGCACAAGAGAAGGCTAAAGTGGGAGGGCAGATTGAATCAAATAGTGTGGATGGGATTGGTCAGGTGCAGTTTCATCGGCCATCGAATCCATTTGCAAAGGCATCAACTAACCAGGAGGGGAAGCAATCTCTGTTAGATTCAattaagaagatgaagaaggttGACACTTTaggcaaaagataa